One Argentina anserina chromosome 6, drPotAnse1.1, whole genome shotgun sequence genomic window, TACTCTCTTGGTTACGAAAACAAGCAATTTCTTCTTGCTGTCATTCGAGTAATGTAATGACAGGCAGCACACACCTCAAGCTTCCCTTTCCTTCTTGCCTTGCTTCTCTCCCTATTATATAAATTCTAAACCCCCCAAAAGCATACCATAAAACCAAACCTAAAGCAAAACACCAGCACCattattcttttcttactCACAAAACCTCATAAAAGCTCCCAACTTTCTCacccaaacccaaaaccagCAGGAACCCAGATTGAGTTTTCGatatggaagaagaagaagagacgTTTTCACCGTTCTGGCTCCGGCAGCAGCAACCCAACACCCCCCGCCGCCGCCTCCGCCGCTCCAcctcctctcttctcttcaGCTCCGGCGCCTtcgtcctcctcctcctcgccGTAGCTCTTGCTTTCATTTTTGTCGTAATCCCGTCTCTGCATTCCTTTACTTCTCAGATTTTCAGACCCAACTCGGTGAAGAAGAGCTGGGATTCTCTCAACTTGGTCCTTGTCCTCTTCGCCATTGTCTGCGGCTTCCTCGGTAGGAACACCGCCGCCAATGACGACGGCAGCGTTTCGGTTAGTGCGGCTGCTCAGCCGGAAGAAGAGGTGGTCAAGTCAATCCCGTCAACGCCGCGCCAGTGGTACGAGTATCCAGATCGGACGGCGTATAATGATCGCGCTGTGAACAGAGTGAGCTCCATGAGAAGCAGCAGCTCGTACCCCGATCTCCGACAAGACTCCGATTGGATAGCCAGAGATGACAGGTGGCGGTTCAACGACGACACCCACGTCAGCAACTATCGCTTCCCTGACCCCGGTCAGGTCAGGCCGCAACACCGCCGTCGTGCGTCGTGGCATGAAGAATATGACGTCAGTCGCACAAAGAATATTCCGGTCGACAGATTTGTGATCCGTACCGAGCAAGCTTCTGCATcatccgcaccaaaatctgATGAATATTCTTTTCTTCCTCCGCCGTCACCGTTGCCGCAGTTATCTCCGCCTCATGAGGTGGCTCAGCCGCGTAAGAGGACATACCAAGCTGTTGGGCAGATGGAGACTGTAAATGATGATCTGGATGTCAAGAGTAGTCTCCGACAACCACCTGCGCCGGTAGCGGCTTCACATGCGGCGCCTAAACCGGCGGCATTGCCGGTGTATGAAGAAGTGGTGGAAAAGAttcagaagagagagaagaatgtGAAGAAGAGAGGAGTTGCAACTACTAAAGAGTTCTTGATCGCTTCAttaatgaggaagaagaagaagaagcagagacACAAGAGTGTCGAAAATTTCGAAACTCGTCTCaactccgccgccgccgccactTCTTCATCTACAATGCCACTACATCCACCGCCACCTCCGCCACCCccaccgccgccgccgtcAGTATTCCACAGCCTGTTTCAATCCAAGAAACCGAAGCCCAGAAAATCTCATCACCCACTTTCACAACACCCGCTGCCGCCGCCGTCACCGCCGGTCACTTCCGCCACTCGGCTCTCGAAGAACAAGGCCCAAGTCAGGCCGATGATGACGGCCCAGAAGCCGCCATTGCCTGTCAAGGTGAAGAGCTTCCACGTTGTAGAAGATGAAGCAGCAAACAGCGGAGGGGACTCGCCGCTAATGTCTCGCattccgccgccgccgccgttgCCGCCGTTTAGGATGCCGGAGTTGAAGTATGTGGTGCACGGCGACTTTGTTCGAATTAAAAGCAACAACAGCTCAAGGAGCGGGTCACCGGATTTAGAAGATGGAGGTGAGGATTCACCGACAAATGAGAGTAGCCCATTGAGTGGAAACGAGTCGCCGGCAAGACCCATGTTCTGTCCGAGCCCAGATGTGAACACGAAAGCTGATACCTTCATAGCGAGATTCAGAGCTGGTCTGAGGTTGGAGAAGATCAACTCTGTGAATGAGAGAGGGAGGTCTAATTTGGGCCCGGATTCTAGTGAGAGGTTAGGCCCGATTGAGGATTGAagatttggttttttttttttttttttggttgaggGATTGAAGATTTGGTAGATATGTTTATATTTGAGAATTGAGATTTGAGTTGTTGTTTATTATGGAGTTTTATGAAACACACAAATAGTACACACACaaataatatttaaagccTTAGATACGAATTTGTAGTTCTTGGAGGGTACAattctttcattttaatttgtgAGCCTGGAAAAATTCATGATTGTCAAAGCTTGTATAGAATTTTGTATTTCATGATTTCATGATTGTCAAAGCTTGTATACAATGGCAACCTTCTTTCATAAATAAAGACAAGAGACCTTTATACATACAAAACAACAGGTTTTCGTGACAGGATAAATGAGTTGAGCTCATGTACATGTTGAATAAACCCACAAAGCATCTTGCACACTTCATTGGGAGCTAGGAGATTGCCATCTACGGTGTTTCGAATTAATTCTTTTGTTATTTGATTAACTGATTTCATGAATATagataaaaaatcaaagtctTTTGCAAGTGAGCTAGTACAATAGACGCGCATTGCTTTAGCCTTTAGGATTGCATGGTGACAAGAGTTCACTAATGCATGATTGATAATAACTTTAAAAATGACGCTAATGCTCCCGCAAGTTATACAACTAAAACTCAAAGAAAGATTGACAATAACAAAAGTTTTCGAGAGCTGAATAGTTTGTTCAAAAGGATTAGTGACCCTAACAAGAAACAGCTAAACAAACGGCTCGATCTGATAGTTTTAGCTGCTTTCGAAGCAAGCAAGGCAAGAACCAACTCAAGTACTcgtgttttatttttacagCAAGAAAATCATCCCGTTTATAATCCATACGTATTAAacacaattgtttttttttcctgtggTAGATAACAGTGGTCACTGACTCACTGGTCAACAACTGTACTTTTATTAGTAAATTTATATTGCATACATCTAAGTTTTTTATGGACCAGCAACGCATGGCAAGTGACACCAATTAGTTAATtaagaagaagcaaaagaaactcaattaATTATTAGCATCTCAATTTTcatttgttgtttttggtttgacCATGCAAGACAACTTGAACAACTACTTTTGTTGATGGTAATCATGCTATTCGAATTAGTAAGCTAGCACCTGATCAAAACATACGAATGTTCAGAAGTGAAATATATAACTGACAATCAATATTCATTAATTTCTTGTCCGGCGGATCGATGCACACCGGCTCACAGAAATGCATAGTTCGATCCTATAGATATGTCTAATTTAGTTATTAGCTAGAAATGGTCTCTAATCTAAAGAGAGTGCGCGCTCATAATTTGATAATAATTATAACGAACTTCCTGAATGCTGACCATGTGCACCTAATTGATGTTAAGGGAATCAGtggtaaattttctttttcttgggtTTAGCTTCATGGGAACATATATATTCGTGGCTTCATTCATCCAATCCTCCCAAAAGATAAGGTGAATGATCAAATAATAAAGTTTCATATTGGTCGTATATAGATGACACTATAATACGTAGGGCACAATTCTGAACCATGTTTAGTCGAGTATATGCGCACGTAAAATGGTGGAGAAAACTAAGAACTGCAAAGCTTTGCACAATGCAGTTAACTTGGCTGTTTTCATTGGTGAAGTGTTCTCGATCTCAAGGTCAAAGACAGTTTTCAGCTAGCAATATGTATTTAGACGTACtagttttgtttaatttttaataGTTGTTTCTCGATTCTTATATTTGTGGACAGTGTGGACCAAACGCAAAAACCAGGGATAGAGAAGGGAAGTGCATGCATagtgtagacacatgaaattttaaaaaataaatcatcttcattaaataattaaatcgatcAAGAACTTgataaaattgcacacgtggcccaaaaataaacaaagttagtgcggatctgaataaaactcgtgtcagcacataaacggatgatcgtaatcgaagctacgtgattccgacttaaaccggaaaattgaatgtcattgacgattcgaaatggtaatcggacatttgattaaattaataaatttcttaacggttataattaagtcaattattttctatttaatttagttatgagaataactaattttaaattaatcggaaaatgcatattgatttaattatacaattaaagaaatttattattttagtgtcattaaaatattctataaaatataaGCCTTGAGACTATAAATACCTcttccaacatgaagagaatgagacttgagaagaatagagaaaatcacttgagtaagatcactctcgagaaatcccgaagtctactaagtccacgaagaatcatcaagctgctgAATCGATCGttattcatcaaatccaaatccaaactcaagtccatgaagaatcatcaagctgccgAATCGATCGTTattcatcaaatctaaatccaaactcaagtccacggagaatcatcaagctgctgaatcgatcgttcttcatcaaatccaaatccaaactcaaatccacggagaatcatcaagctgccgaatcgatcgttcttcatcaaatccaaatccaaactcaagtccacgaagaatcatcaagctaccaaatcgatcggtcttcatcaaatcaaatctcaagatcaagtgcacgtcacccttgagccaagtcatacacggagatagaatcagaggagttcacaatgattgtaaccccgcgcttgattataaataaatcacattttatttgtacacgtgtttGCATTCtcgtttgttttcagattctcgttctacaaattggcacgcccagtgggatatttttggcctctcatctccttcttcgAAGAAATCTTAAAATtcgtttgtgcgatggcttctaagaacaaccaagccgtTCCATTGACGAAATCCAAATCCATAACCGCGAGGTTAAGCGGAGAGGCCGATCTGGTCAATaaatccaaacaaacattctccaaatcaaagagtgaaccgattTCCCTTGTCACCCAgagcgtggctagagctcaacccacgaTATTTATGCCATTTTctagtaagcctcgtcaaccagttatcaccttggagagcttgggagcaatagAGCATGCCTCTCAAAGTGGGAAGAAGCATGTGTCAAAGGAGAATGAGCCAAATGAGCAATCTCTTCTACCCGTTTATggtgatggccctatcctgaaagacgttttctctgatgacaaatcaagcacggcatcatactatggaagtcccaaagaagatggcgataactttcattctatgCCGCATGAATCCTCTTATGACAATACGCAGGTCTTGGTGATAGGGGCATCCACAatcgaggagcaactctccaatctgttggagatggttgaaatgctcacccgaacggttgaagaaaaggacgtgcaaatcgctgaactttatagcaagttggaagatcaCGATGTTGAGAACTCTACCAAAAGGTCGCCTGGcaggagcaaagtaaatgaaaagggagaaacgtccaagaatgatggcgactcgcttggttcctaatcactccagcaattgcaagacatcatcaccaactcaattcgggctcaatatggaggtcattctcgtgactccctcactttctccaaaccttacactaaGAGGATCGACAGCTTAAGGATGTCACTggggtatcagccaccaacgttccaacaatttgaaggtaaagggaacCCAAAGTAACCGTCGCCCACTTTGTGGTTACTTGTAGTAACGCCAGGACAGAAGGtgatcaccttgtcaagcagtttgttcgctcgttgaagggaaatgcctttgagtggtatacagacttagagccggagtatgttgacagttgggactaaatggagcgcgagttcctcaatcgattctatagtacaaggcggacggtgagcatgatagagctaactaacacgaagCAACGAAAGGATGAACCCGCGGTCgactacatcaatagatggcgctTACTTAGTCTTGATTACAAGGACCGACTATCAGAGGTATTagccgttgaaatgtgcattcaatgcatgcactttgatttgttatacatcttgcaaggaatcaagcctcgttctttcgaagagttggctactcgagcccacgacatggagctaagcttggcaagtgataagggaaagaatgagtccctggttgaccaacgaaaagacaaagtcttcggaagcagatttgacaaggttgtgaagaagccttccaaaTAATCAATagtcatcaatactgcaccggttacaatctctacgcgggataagaatgagttcaataaggtggaacctcctcgaacctacgataggagtaaacgcACATTGAAGGAGATGGATCAAAAGACGTACTTGTTCCCAGACTTTGATGTGGCGGGCATGTTAGGGGATATGCTCGAAAATAAGATAATATGTTTTTCAGAGTGCAAGcgtccagaagaaatgcatcgagTCAACGATCtgaagtattgcaaatatcatcgcctcgttagtcacccAATAGATAAGTGTTTTGTTCTCAatgatttgataatgaatctcgccaagcaagggaggattgagctggacgttgacgatgttgctgaagtcaattgcactacCATAACATTCGGGTCGTTCGAGCCAGTTCCACTCCATTTTCACCCAATAAAAGCACCGTCCCATTTCACAAAAGAGAGCGCGAACGTAAAaagaccaaagaagttaaagaatatCCTGCTTCCATGCCTATCCTCCAAGTTTCCCCTAATTCtgatgatgaaggatggataTTGGTCACCCGGAGAAGAACTCACAAAGGTATGATGTCAAACTCACCGGTTACCCGACCAAGTCATAAGAAATCACGTCCACAACGGGAGGAGAACGGACGAGGACGTTTTGAAATGAAAGTCGTTCCGTATTGGTGGAAGCCTCTTCGCCGGAACTTGTCAATAGAGCAATTACCTACGAAACAACCGAATGTCATttcaatggccacaagttgtgaagttaactccaaagaagatgaaaagcctgaagcaagagaaataggtgcaagtcaagtgttaaagaaaaatgaggtgttgaaacaattggagagtctacctttccaacttagcctctctaacttgatgcaattgccaCAATCAACGAGATGCGCACTTGTGGAGTTCCTTATTGATGTAGGaaacactccacaagcatGAAGGAATGTGGCACGTGTGATGCATATTTTGATACCATTCACTTCACAGATGATGATCTCCAATTAggctctaagccacataatcggCCTCTTTTTGTAACATGGTACATACGAAAGCGGAAgttgaatcgcatgctcatagaCCAAGGGTCACcagtaaatatcatgcccaagtcaaccatgtctcaactcggcATCACGTTAATGAGTTATCAAggagtcgtctcatgatccaagatttcaaccaaggaggacaaagagcgatAGGAATAatcagactagacatggacatcggagagctaaaatcaaacaccttatTTCATGTTATCGATGCGAAGACCTCAtacaacttgttgttgggacaaccatgggtacatgaaaatggcatcgtgCCATCCACTTTACATCAATGTTTCAAGTTCTAtcgcggaggtgtgaaaaccgtggtaggagataccaaaccattcatagaagctgaatcatactttacggattctaaattctacacatATGAGGAGTCAATGAAAGAAATCCTTCCGGTCGGAGTACCCTCCATGCAACATATTTCCAACTCGCcaatgtgcaacatatcagTGTCGAGGTAGTTAAAGAGAAGAGTCAAGAGGTTAAGTCAACCCCTCGCATTTCGTCGTTCGATCACATTCGTCTAGATTCTCGAAGAGCAACATCTAAACATATTGAAGGATCAATCACAAGGATGTCGGTTTTTGACCGTGTGAACATGACAGTGAATAGaggttcagtcttcaatcGCATCGGTGGTACAACCACTCGGCCTTTTGTATTCAAAAGGATGTCAAGTTAAGACAAATATAAGAAATAGTCAAACCTCATTCTGCGAAATCCTGCATTGGAAATGATCCAAGCACCTAAAGAACGACAAATATGCAAAAGGAGAACGACTTGTAGTCAAGCAGAGAGCAAATAAATCCGAAGTCTTATCCCGTCACGCATGAATAGGCattgtgtgttggaagtggattacacggatcaactcaaagtgaagcaacataccatcatattcactggccAAAAAGGAAATAGCAACCTCGATAATGATGGTGAGGATGACATTGTCCAAACCACTTACCATGTCACGGTGGCAGAAGCAGATGTCGTAAaggaagacgatcatgaagattttgaaattgaagtagacgaagctcatccagaacttgaagacggggGGCAAGCCACTATGGACGAACTTAAGGAGAATAACTTGGGAACATAGGAAGACCCAAGACCTATTTTTTTTAGTGCGTCTTTAAGttccgaagaagaaaaataatgtCTTGATCTGTTGCTCAAGTACAAAGATGTCTTTGCTTGGACGTACAAAGAAATGTCCGGCCTGGATCCAAAGGTAGCGGTTCATCGACTTACTGTCAAACCGGAGGCTCGGCCGaccaagcaaacacaaagacgctTTCGAACAGAACTTATTACTCAAATTAAAGcagaagttgataagttgattaCTGCAGGCTTCATTAGAGAAGTTCAGTATCCTAAGTGGATCGCAAACATTGTTCctatcaagaagaagaacagacAAATCCGCGTTTGTATAGATTTTTCGTGACTTAAATGAGGCATatccaaaagatgatttccctttgccaatcatagagctcatggtagatgcgacaaccgggcatgagattttgtcattcatggacgGATCATCAGGTTACAACCAGATACGGATAGCCTTAGAGGATGAGGAACTCAATGCATTTTGAACTCTCAAATgaatttattgctataaggTCATGTCATTCGAGTTAAAAAATGTTGGTGCAACGTACCAATACGCTATGCAAAAAACATTCGGTGACATGCTGCAtaagtatgtagaatgctatgttgatgattttgttgtcaaaacaaagaaaaaaagtgaTCACCTGCAACATCTACGAAGAGTGTTCGACAGGTTATGCAAAtaccagttaaaaatgaatcctTTGAAATGTGCCTTCGGTGTCAGTTCTagaaaatttcttggattcatcgTGAAGCACCGAGGCATCGAGGTAGACCAATTCAAAATTAAAGTCACCCAGGGAATGCCATAACCAAGAAATTTGTGCGAGTTGAAAGGCCTCCAAGGGCGATTTGCCTTCATCAGACGGTTCATATCGAACCTGGCGGGCCGTTGCTAACCATTAAgtcgactcatgaagaaagatgtttcatttgtatgggatgaagcttgtcgcaatgcctttgaggagcataaagaaatacctGGCGAATCCTCTGGTGCTGGGTGCACCTATCACCGGGAAACCTCTTATCCTTTACATCGTGGCTTAAGAGAGATCACTTGGGGCCCttcttgcccaagaaaatgaagccaaaaagGACAAAGCCTTTTAGTACTTAAGTCGGACGCTCACCGGACCTGAGCTAAATTATCCGCcgatagagaagatgtgtcatgcactcgtcttcgccattcaaaagttgaggcattacatgcaagcttacacaatgcacttggtagcgcgagccgatccagttaagttcatattatctaaacTAATTTTAACCGGGCGCATGGCTAAGTGAGCGTTACTATTGAACAAATACGACATCATATATGTGCCTGCTAATGCAGTGGAATGACAGACGTTGGCCGACTTCCTTGCAGACTACCCTATTCCAGCGGATTGGGAAATCTCATATGAATTCCCGGACGAGGAAGTCTTCCTTGCAGAGGTCCTCCCTACTTGGAATATATTTTTCGATGGCTCATCTAAGACAGACGGGGAAGGGGCtggtgttatctttgtctcttcacaaaaacagatattgccttattctttcactcttgggGAACTGTGCTCTAACAATGTTGTAAAGTACCAAGCGTTGAtcatgggattgcaaacaacattagaaattgaaatccaaagtctcgaagtgaatggagactcgaagttggtgattgatctactgctcactaattacgaggtcaagaatgaagatttggtaccttatttccaactcgCCACTCAACTCTTAAAAAgctttgataatgttacactCATACATATGCCacagaaagaaaatcaaatggcaaCGCATTAGCAAACTAGGCGGCGACTTTAGCATTGTctggagatgaaattttggacatcccAATTTGCCAAAGGTGGATCGTGACAACAAAGCCTTCACTCCAATGTGCcagttctcatgtagtgtcagtTTACACCATTGATGTTTGAAGATTGGAGGCATCCTTTTATCGACTATCTTGAGCACAAAAAGCTTCCCGACAATTTGAAGCAAAGGTGGAGCATCAAGCGGCGAGCACCATATATCGGACGTCATTTGACGGAGTACTCCTTCGCTGCTTGGGAAaagatgaaatgatcaaaGCCATGAAAGAGGTTCATTCTGAAGTGTGTGGAGCACATCAGTGAGGACCAAAGTTACATTTTTAGGTAAGAcgactagggtattattggcccaccatggtcaaggattgtatggagtatgcgcaaaaattccaagtttgtcagtttcatgccaacttTATTCATCAGCCACATGAGCCGTTGCATCCGACAATTACTTCGCACCCATTCGACGTCTGGAGAATGGATGCAGTCGGACCCATCACTCTGAAATCATTGGTtggtcatatgtacattctgGCAGCCACATATTCCTTCTCAAAGTGGGCAGAGGCGATACCgctcaaagaaataaagaaaaaaaatgttgtggacttcattacgGGAAGCATTATGCAACGCTATGGTATACCGCAGTGCATCATCACAGACAATGCCAAGTATTTCTTGAATACCGCAACAGAAAAGTTGAGCAAGAAATTCCACTTCAAGCTTCACTTATCTTCGATGTACAATGCCCCGGCAAATAGTTTGgcagaagcattcaataaaacgctTTGTAACattatgaagaaaactgtcaGCAAGAAGCAGAGAGATTGGCATGAGAAACTGGGCGAAGCCCTCTGGTCTTATAGAACAACGTATCGGACAACCACAAATGCTACACATTATTCACTCgtctatggtgtcgaaactgtgttaccattagagaaaaaaaaatcccgtcattgagaatcactttgcaagaaggtctcacaaatgaggaaaatgtcaagttgcgccttcaagagttagaagctttggacgagaagaggcttgatgcacgacaacacctggaatgctaccaagctcagatgtcacacgccttcaacaaaggtgttcgacTATGGTCATTTCAAGTTTATGATTTAGTTCTTTCTGTTCGAATAG contains:
- the LOC126797180 gene encoding formin BNI1-like, translated to MEEEEETFSPFWLRQQQPNTPRRRLRRSTSSLLFSSGAFVLLLLAVALAFIFVVIPSLHSFTSQIFRPNSVKKSWDSLNLVLVLFAIVCGFLGRNTAANDDGSVSVSAAAQPEEEVVKSIPSTPRQWYEYPDRTAYNDRAVNRVSSMRSSSSYPDLRQDSDWIARDDRWRFNDDTHVSNYRFPDPGQVRPQHRRRASWHEEYDVSRTKNIPVDRFVIRTEQASASSAPKSDEYSFLPPPSPLPQLSPPHEVAQPRKRTYQAVGQMETVNDDLDVKSSLRQPPAPVAASHAAPKPAALPVYEEVVEKIQKREKNVKKRGVATTKEFLIASLMRKKKKKQRHKSVENFETRLNSAAAATSSSTMPLHPPPPPPPPPPPPSVFHSLFQSKKPKPRKSHHPLSQHPLPPPSPPVTSATRLSKNKAQVRPMMTAQKPPLPVKVKSFHVVEDEAANSGGDSPLMSRIPPPPPLPPFRMPELKYVVHGDFVRIKSNNSSRSGSPDLEDGGEDSPTNESSPLSGNESPARPMFCPSPDVNTKADTFIARFRAGLRLEKINSVNERGRSNLGPDSSERLGPIED